A genomic stretch from Pseudomonas sp. MUP55 includes:
- the def gene encoding peptide deformylase: MAILNILEFPDSRLRTIAKPVAVVDDKVRQLVDDMFETMYEAPGIGLAATQVNVHLRVVVMDLSEDRSEPRVYINPEFEPLTDEMGEYQEGCLSVPEFYENVERPLRVKIKALDRDGKPFELIAEGLLAVCIQHECDHLNGKLFVDYLSTLKRDRIKKKLEKKHRQQA; the protein is encoded by the coding sequence ATGGCTATTTTGAACATCCTCGAATTTCCCGACTCGCGCCTGCGCACGATCGCCAAGCCGGTGGCCGTAGTGGACGACAAGGTTCGTCAGTTGGTCGATGACATGTTTGAAACAATGTATGAAGCCCCGGGCATCGGCCTCGCCGCGACCCAGGTCAACGTGCACCTGCGCGTCGTGGTCATGGACCTGTCCGAAGATCGCAGCGAACCACGGGTGTACATCAACCCCGAGTTCGAACCGCTGACCGACGAGATGGGCGAATACCAGGAAGGCTGCCTGTCGGTGCCGGAGTTCTACGAGAACGTCGAACGCCCGTTGCGCGTGAAGATCAAGGCCCTGGACCGCGACGGCAAGCCGTTCGAGCTGATTGCCGAAGGCCTGCTGGCGGTGTGTATCCAGCACGAGTGCGACCACCTCAACGGCAAGCTGTTTGTCGATTACCTGTCCACGCTCAAACGTGACCGGATCAAGAAGAAGCTGGAAAAAAAGCATCGCCAGCAAGCTTGA
- the rsmB gene encoding 16S rRNA (cytosine(967)-C(5))-methyltransferase RsmB, which produces MNPRLAAAKALAAVLNGKASLNSSLPVQLDKVEDRDRGFTQDLAFGTARWQPRLSALAAKLLQKPFKAADADVEALLLVGLYQLLYTRVPAHAAIGETVGCADKLKKPWAKALLNAVLRRAQRESEALLAELEHDPVVRTAHPRWLQKSLKAFWPQQWEAICAANNAHPPMILRVNRRHHSRDAYLHLLSEAGINATPCVYSIDGIVLEAAADVRSLPGFADGWISVQDEAAQLAADLLDLAPGQRVLDACCAPGGKTCHILEVEKDLAGVVAVDLEAKRLVRVRENLARLGLSADLIAADGRDTATWWDGKPFQRILLDAPCSATGVIRRHPDIKLTRQADDIAALAVLQGELLDALWPTLEVGGVLLYATCSTLPTENTEVIEAFLARTSGARELDLATTAGLKQPHGRQLLAQEGGHDGFYYAKLIKIAAARG; this is translated from the coding sequence ATGAACCCGCGTCTGGCCGCCGCCAAGGCGCTCGCTGCCGTACTCAACGGCAAGGCTTCGTTGAACAGTTCATTGCCTGTCCAGCTGGATAAGGTCGAGGACCGTGATCGCGGTTTCACTCAGGACCTGGCCTTCGGCACCGCGCGTTGGCAGCCACGGTTGTCGGCGCTGGCGGCCAAGCTGCTGCAAAAACCCTTCAAGGCGGCCGATGCCGATGTTGAAGCGCTGCTGCTGGTCGGCCTTTATCAATTGCTCTACACCCGTGTGCCGGCTCACGCCGCCATCGGTGAGACGGTTGGTTGCGCCGACAAGCTGAAAAAACCCTGGGCCAAGGCCTTGCTCAATGCCGTGCTGCGCCGCGCCCAGCGTGAAAGCGAAGCGCTGTTGGCCGAACTGGAACACGACCCGGTGGTGCGCACCGCCCACCCGCGCTGGCTGCAAAAATCCCTGAAGGCCTTCTGGCCGCAGCAATGGGAAGCGATTTGCGCGGCGAACAATGCGCATCCGCCGATGATCCTGCGGGTCAACCGTCGCCATCACAGCCGCGACGCTTACCTGCACTTGCTCAGCGAGGCCGGCATCAATGCCACGCCGTGCGTGTACAGCATCGACGGCATCGTGCTCGAAGCCGCCGCCGACGTGCGCAGCCTGCCGGGCTTTGCCGACGGCTGGATCAGCGTGCAGGACGAAGCCGCGCAATTGGCCGCCGACCTGCTCGACCTGGCGCCCGGTCAACGCGTATTGGACGCCTGCTGCGCCCCTGGCGGTAAGACCTGTCACATCCTGGAAGTCGAAAAAGACCTGGCAGGTGTAGTGGCCGTCGACCTGGAAGCCAAACGCCTGGTGCGCGTGCGGGAAAACCTCGCACGCCTGGGATTGAGCGCCGACCTGATCGCCGCCGACGGCCGTGACACCGCCACTTGGTGGGACGGCAAACCGTTCCAGCGCATCCTGCTGGACGCGCCGTGCTCGGCAACCGGCGTGATCCGTCGCCATCCGGATATCAAACTGACCCGCCAAGCCGACGACATCGCCGCCCTGGCCGTGCTGCAAGGCGAACTGCTCGACGCGCTGTGGCCAACCCTGGAAGTCGGTGGCGTGCTGCTGTACGCCACCTGTTCCACCTTGCCCACCGAGAACACCGAGGTCATCGAAGCCTTCCTTGCCCGCACCAGCGGCGCTCGGGAACTGGACCTTGCGACCACCGCCGGCCTCAAGCAGCCCCACGGCCGCCAATTGCTCGCGCAGGAAGGCGGGCACGACGGCTTCTACTACGCCAAACTGATCAAGATCGCCGCCGCACGCGGCTGA
- the dprA gene encoding DNA-processing protein DprA yields the protein MFPINSNEVSPAELEARLRLHRLPELGPQRFRVLIEAFGSASKAISAPASAWRSLGLPAVSADARRSPQIRDGASAALAWLDRPAQHLLMWDQPEYPALLGQIDGAPPLLFVAGDPTLLEKPQLAMVGSRRASRPGMDTAAAFSRSLASAGFVITSGLALGIDGAAHQAALDVGGHTIGVLGTGLQNFYPQRHKKLADAMIAQGSAVVSEFPLDAPPQAGNFPRRNRIISGLSLGVLVVEASTASGSLITARLAAEQGREVYAIPGSIHHPGAKGCHQLIRDGAVLVETIEHILEGLRGWQALSRPSPVPVVHPLVALLRAAPHTSEALAIASGRPLSQVLATLTELELEGQVICESGRWLARGALL from the coding sequence ATGTTTCCGATAAACAGCAATGAAGTTTCCCCGGCAGAGCTGGAAGCCCGACTACGCTTGCACAGGCTGCCGGAACTGGGGCCCCAGCGCTTTCGCGTGTTGATCGAGGCGTTCGGCTCTGCTTCCAAAGCCATCAGTGCCCCTGCCAGTGCCTGGCGTTCTCTCGGGTTGCCGGCCGTCAGTGCCGACGCCCGGCGCAGCCCGCAGATCCGTGATGGGGCCAGTGCGGCGCTGGCCTGGCTCGACCGTCCGGCCCAGCATTTACTGATGTGGGACCAGCCTGAGTACCCGGCGCTGCTCGGCCAGATCGATGGCGCACCGCCGCTGTTATTCGTGGCTGGCGACCCGACCCTGCTGGAAAAGCCGCAGCTGGCCATGGTGGGTAGCCGTCGGGCTTCGCGCCCTGGCATGGACACCGCAGCCGCCTTTTCCCGCAGCCTGGCAAGCGCCGGTTTTGTCATCACCAGCGGCCTTGCGCTGGGTATCGATGGTGCGGCCCATCAGGCGGCATTGGATGTCGGCGGTCACACCATCGGTGTGCTCGGCACGGGCCTGCAAAATTTTTATCCACAGCGCCACAAGAAGCTCGCCGACGCGATGATCGCCCAAGGCAGCGCGGTCGTTTCCGAGTTTCCGTTGGATGCCCCGCCCCAGGCCGGCAACTTCCCACGGCGCAATCGCATCATCAGCGGTTTGTCCCTGGGGGTTCTGGTTGTGGAAGCCAGCACGGCCAGCGGTTCGCTGATCACCGCACGGCTGGCTGCCGAGCAAGGGCGTGAGGTTTATGCCATTCCAGGTTCCATTCATCACCCGGGAGCCAAAGGCTGTCATCAGTTGATCCGCGATGGCGCGGTGCTGGTGGAAACCATCGAGCACATCCTTGAAGGCTTGCGCGGTTGGCAGGCGTTGTCACGGCCTTCACCGGTGCCGGTGGTTCATCCGCTGGTGGCCTTGCTGCGCGCGGCTCCGCACACCAGCGAAGCCCTGGCGATTGCCAGCGGCCGGCCGCTGTCCCAGGTGTTGGCGACCCTGACCGAGCTGGAACTCGAAGGCCAGGTAATTTGTGAAAGCGGGCGCTGGCTAGCGCGGGGCGCACTGCTGTAG
- a CDS encoding peptidoglycan-binding protein gives MRKSLLVLLLWAPFAMALIPSSDPRLDATTQKAIQAFLVHNRIFDSPKDLDNAPYIVAADAGRVLGANGERIYARGDLDPTQPNYGIFRRGKAYTDPDTQELLGINADDIGTARFLRADDLTTLAVQRVTQEIRPGDRLLRAEPGISLASPTTAAPFVEGHIIDVPRGLSQAGLLDAVTLNRGRRDGLVEGQLLSVIRAGASVRDALTGAPTSLPDVRAGTLLVFRTYEKLSYALVLSASRSLAVMDRFETADQAQ, from the coding sequence ATGAGGAAATCGCTACTCGTCTTGCTGCTGTGGGCCCCGTTCGCCATGGCGCTGATTCCATCGTCCGACCCACGCCTGGACGCCACCACGCAAAAGGCTATCCAGGCTTTTCTGGTGCACAACCGCATATTCGATTCGCCCAAGGATCTGGACAACGCTCCCTACATTGTCGCCGCCGATGCCGGGCGCGTGCTGGGCGCCAATGGTGAGCGCATCTATGCCAGAGGCGATCTGGACCCGACCCAGCCTAACTATGGAATTTTCCGCCGGGGCAAGGCCTACACCGACCCCGACACCCAAGAACTGCTCGGGATCAATGCCGACGACATCGGCACTGCGCGCTTCCTGCGGGCCGATGATCTCACCACCCTGGCCGTGCAAAGGGTTACGCAGGAAATTCGTCCCGGCGACCGTTTGCTTCGCGCCGAACCTGGCATCAGCCTGGCCAGCCCGACAACAGCCGCGCCCTTCGTTGAAGGGCACATCATCGACGTCCCCAGAGGCCTATCGCAGGCCGGCCTGCTGGATGCGGTGACCCTGAACAGGGGGCGCCGGGATGGACTGGTCGAGGGCCAGTTGCTCAGCGTGATCAGGGCCGGCGCTTCGGTGCGCGATGCACTGACGGGCGCTCCGACGAGCCTGCCGGATGTTCGAGCCGGCACCCTGCTGGTGTTTCGCACCTATGAAAAGCTCAGCTATGCCCTGGTTCTCAGCGCCTCACGCTCCCTGGCGGTGATGGACCGTTTCGAGACGGCCGATCAAGCGCAATAA
- the fmt gene encoding methionyl-tRNA formyltransferase: protein MTEPLRIVFAGTPEFAAEHLKALLASPYEIVAVYTQPDRPAGRGQKLMPSPVKQLALEHAIPVLQPPTLRNAEAQAELAALKPDLLVVVAYGLILPQAVLDIPRLGCINSHASLLPRWRGAAPIQRAVEAGDSESGVTVMRMEAGLDTGPMLLKVTTPITAQDTGGSLHDRLAEMGPPAVIQAIAGLAAGTLEGEVQDDSLATYAHKLNKDEARIDWSRPAVELERLVRAFNPWPICHSTLNGETLKVLAASLADGKGAPGEIIGASKDGLLVACGEQALCLTRLQLPGGKALNFSDLFNSRREKFTPGTLLGVAAQ, encoded by the coding sequence ATGACCGAGCCACTGCGCATTGTTTTTGCCGGTACCCCCGAATTTGCCGCCGAACACCTCAAGGCGCTGCTTGCCAGCCCTTATGAAATCGTTGCGGTATACACCCAGCCGGATCGCCCGGCCGGGCGCGGGCAAAAACTGATGCCAAGCCCGGTCAAGCAACTGGCGCTGGAGCACGCTATCCCCGTGCTGCAGCCGCCCACCTTGCGCAACGCCGAGGCCCAGGCTGAGCTGGCCGCATTGAAGCCGGACCTTTTGGTAGTCGTCGCCTACGGCTTGATCCTGCCCCAGGCCGTGCTCGACATCCCACGCCTGGGCTGCATCAACAGCCACGCGTCGCTCTTGCCACGCTGGCGCGGAGCGGCGCCGATCCAGCGCGCGGTAGAAGCGGGCGACAGCGAAAGCGGCGTGACCGTGATGCGCATGGAAGCAGGCTTGGACACCGGCCCGATGCTGCTCAAAGTCACCACCCCGATCACCGCTCAGGACACTGGCGGCAGCCTGCATGACCGTCTGGCTGAAATGGGCCCGCCCGCCGTCATCCAGGCCATCGCAGGTCTCGCTGCCGGCACCCTCGAAGGGGAAGTGCAGGACGACAGCCTGGCCACCTACGCTCACAAACTGAACAAAGACGAAGCTCGTATCGACTGGAGCCGCCCCGCCGTCGAGCTGGAGCGCCTGGTGCGTGCATTCAACCCTTGGCCGATCTGCCACAGCACGCTCAACGGCGAAACCTTGAAAGTGCTGGCTGCGAGCCTGGCCGATGGCAAAGGCGCGCCCGGAGAAATCATCGGTGCCAGCAAGGACGGCCTGTTGGTCGCCTGCGGTGAACAGGCGCTGTGCCTGACCCGCCTGCAGTTGCCCGGTGGCAAGGCGCTGAATTTCAGCGATCTGTTCAACAGCCGCCGTGAGAAATTCACCCCCGGCACCCTCCTTGGAGTGGCCGCTCAATGA